One window of the Clostridium sp. MB40-C1 genome contains the following:
- a CDS encoding DUF86 domain-containing protein — protein MVKREIVISRIDKLKEYMKYLSSVKNYTKEEYISNPLIYGSSERFLHLSIECVIDIGNHIISDMRYRKPESNKDVFEVLYENNLINEKLKGDLCNMAGFRNILVHDYLKLNRGMVYNIIMNNLSDIKKFVSIISDYI, from the coding sequence TTGGTAAAAAGAGAAATAGTTATATCTAGAATCGATAAATTAAAAGAGTACATGAAGTATTTAAGTTCTGTAAAGAATTATACAAAAGAGGAATATATAAGTAACCCCTTAATATATGGATCTAGTGAGAGATTTTTGCATCTATCCATAGAATGTGTTATAGATATAGGAAATCATATAATTTCGGATATGAGATATAGGAAGCCAGAAAGTAACAAAGATGTATTTGAGGTTTTGTATGAGAATAATCTAATAAATGAAAAGCTAAAAGGCGATTTGTGTAATATGGCTGGATTTAGAAATATATTAGTTCATGATTATTTAAAGCTTAATAGGGGAATGGTATATAACATTATTATGAATAATTTAAGTGATATTAAAAAATTCGTTTCAATAATAAGTGATTATATTTAA
- a CDS encoding chemotaxis protein, translating to MNSSILLESGTGELEILEFIVNNKHYAINVIKVKEVVDVDNLTKLPQTHPAIAGLILCRQEIITLVDLNYVLDGTKRDFKKSKVIICEFNNLKVAFNIDNITGVRRIKWDEIMKPDDLSENSLVTGNIIFKDRIVLLLDFEKIVTDISPTTGINEDRLQEVNYKDRASVKIILADDSALIRKLLKDTLTKAGFKNFIIFNDGKQALDYLLDLVDKKQQGFLEDVQALITDIEMPQMDGHTLTRKIKEHPILNNLPVIIFSSLITGDLKHKGESVGADAQLSKPEVGALVDLIDEYVEAVKSRI from the coding sequence ATGAATAGTAGTATATTATTAGAATCTGGTACAGGTGAATTAGAAATACTAGAATTTATAGTAAACAATAAGCATTACGCTATTAATGTAATAAAAGTTAAGGAAGTAGTAGACGTAGATAACTTAACAAAACTTCCACAAACTCATCCTGCTATAGCTGGATTAATACTCTGTAGACAAGAAATTATCACATTAGTAGATTTAAATTATGTTTTAGATGGCACAAAACGAGATTTTAAAAAATCTAAAGTAATTATATGTGAATTTAATAATCTAAAAGTAGCTTTTAACATTGACAATATAACAGGGGTTCGTCGTATTAAATGGGATGAAATAATGAAACCAGATGACTTATCAGAAAATTCACTAGTTACAGGAAATATTATTTTTAAGGATAGAATAGTATTATTATTAGATTTTGAAAAAATAGTTACAGATATCAGTCCAACTACTGGTATTAATGAGGATAGACTTCAAGAAGTAAATTACAAGGATAGAGCTAGTGTAAAAATCATATTAGCAGATGACTCTGCTTTGATAAGAAAACTATTAAAAGATACTTTAACTAAAGCTGGTTTTAAGAATTTCATAATTTTTAACGATGGTAAACAAGCCTTAGATTATCTTCTTGATTTAGTTGATAAAAAACAACAAGGCTTCCTTGAGGATGTTCAAGCTCTTATAACAGATATTGAAATGCCTCAAATGGATGGACATACTCTTACAAGAAAGATAAAAGAACATCCTATTTTAAACAATCTTCCTGTTATAATATTCTCTTCGTTAATTACAGGTGATTTGAAGCATAAAGGAGAATCTGTGGGAGCGGATGCTCAATTAAGCAAACCAGAAGTAGGAGCTTTAGTAGATTTAATAGACGAGTATGTAGAGGCTGTAAAATCTAGAATATAA
- a CDS encoding immunoglobulin-like domain-containing protein, whose translation MFKKKLTAIITAALILGSSIPVLAQPKYVYLKSQSSEETIYINYKDYVKGYASRNKNFLETMTKYNISAISVKTPKGHHVIDFNGYVNEYKSNDVENVDDYSDKENSKKYTLPEKVKELHKDGSISSEEVVPPDNKKDDSTPILEARQKNDGEIVTIKGIVTSVIGNNAFVQDETGGIYIYLGPTANPNLISGNEVKVTGPLSTYNNLKQISNPKDNPTAVNINLESNNNKLPDAKTTTISGIKEEYQGTRVNIKNLTVLSISNPEKNGSYNVVVKDETGSISIRVDNNLNPKILASEFKVGSIIDVTSCLSRFKTDLQLMISNINEMKIISEGTGEIPSQDGVAINKIQGKSHKSPLEGQNVSKVKGIVTAISKDRYQNGFFMQNPNPDNDPATSEGIFVADKDTKVKVGDEVAVDGIVKEIVNGLQEDCVPETVIQASNVKTNSSGNKLPEPIKISFNEMLAKNIDNDNMTSFDIDEDAIDYYESLEGMLVEIEKPVIVGADERYGEICVLANDGEFSSHQRTKYGGIKAYKDDFNPEIITIDDVLKPIVDNKTKKFYDPNFKVSVGDKFNTSVVGVMSSGFGKYKVFNIDKLPEITPGNYEKEITSINKDESKLTVASFNVENLSKYSGERLQKIAESIVANLKSPDIVGLSEILDNDGETKSDVVDASQTYEVLINAIRKAGGPEYAYTDIAPINGQDGGVPGGNIRVGFIYVKDKVALVDKPKGDATTSVKMAEDGLSINPGRICPNDSAFRSSRKPLVAQFKYNGQDVFVIGNHLNSKRGDGSLFGMIQPPVRGSEPQRHKQAKLINDFVKEILNKQPDANVIALGDMNDYEFSETIDIIKGNEMQNAVDKLSLNERYSYVYNGNSQVLDNLLVSNNIYDKTEVDMVHINSQSTFEKLSDHDPILVQIELGKQQQLTDEEAVDTAIKNIKLGDTSKVTENLTLPTKGIYETTIQWESNKPEVVSNEGVVIRPENGQGNVEVTLTATVSKGKVTKSQEFKLTVLEKEKEEVNVEKELVKLDIGIPEGWQAADIPTPDLSKDKYLKLIQSTSCLITPTMDFTAYDNKTLTFDARTFGGVEQTSNEITVSISLDDGTTWEEVKKVSPVDKNMNNQTIDLTKYTGDKVKVKFETKSAINNKGVGIANIIIKGKKAVVPIVNE comes from the coding sequence ATGTTTAAAAAGAAACTTACAGCTATAATTACAGCTGCATTAATTTTAGGAAGTTCTATTCCAGTTTTAGCGCAGCCTAAATATGTATACTTAAAGTCACAATCTAGTGAAGAAACTATTTATATAAACTATAAAGATTATGTAAAAGGTTATGCTAGTAGAAATAAAAATTTTTTAGAAACAATGACAAAATATAATATATCAGCTATAAGTGTGAAAACTCCAAAAGGTCATCATGTGATTGATTTTAATGGTTATGTAAACGAATACAAAAGTAATGATGTTGAAAACGTAGATGATTATTCGGATAAAGAGAATAGTAAAAAATATACACTACCAGAAAAAGTTAAAGAGTTACATAAGGATGGAAGTATAAGCTCTGAAGAGGTAGTACCTCCAGATAATAAAAAAGATGATTCTACACCAATTTTAGAAGCAAGACAAAAGAATGATGGAGAAATTGTTACTATAAAAGGCATAGTAACTTCAGTTATAGGTAATAATGCTTTTGTTCAGGATGAAACTGGTGGAATTTATATTTATTTAGGTCCTACAGCTAATCCTAATTTAATTTCTGGAAATGAAGTTAAAGTAACAGGTCCTCTTAGCACTTACAATAATTTAAAACAAATATCAAATCCAAAGGACAATCCAACAGCAGTTAATATAAATTTGGAAAGTAATAATAACAAGTTGCCTGATGCAAAAACTACTACTATAAGTGGTATAAAAGAAGAATATCAAGGAACTCGTGTAAATATTAAAAACTTAACTGTATTATCTATAAGTAATCCAGAAAAAAATGGCTCTTACAATGTGGTAGTAAAAGATGAAACAGGAAGTATTTCTATTAGAGTTGATAATAATTTAAATCCTAAAATACTTGCTTCTGAATTTAAAGTTGGTTCTATTATAGACGTAACTTCTTGTTTAAGTAGATTTAAAACAGATCTTCAATTAATGATTAGTAACATAAATGAAATGAAAATTATATCAGAGGGAACTGGTGAAATACCTTCACAAGATGGTGTTGCAATAAATAAAATACAAGGTAAATCTCATAAGTCACCTTTAGAAGGACAGAATGTTTCAAAAGTAAAAGGTATAGTTACAGCAATATCTAAGGATAGGTATCAAAATGGATTCTTTATGCAAAATCCTAATCCAGATAATGATCCTGCTACATCAGAAGGTATCTTTGTAGCAGATAAGGATACAAAGGTTAAGGTAGGAGATGAAGTTGCTGTAGATGGTATTGTTAAGGAGATTGTAAATGGTCTTCAAGAGGATTGTGTACCTGAAACAGTAATACAGGCTTCTAATGTTAAAACTAACTCTAGTGGTAATAAATTACCAGAACCTATTAAAATTAGTTTTAATGAAATGCTAGCTAAGAATATTGATAATGATAATATGACCTCTTTTGATATTGATGAAGATGCCATTGATTATTATGAGAGCCTTGAAGGAATGTTAGTTGAAATAGAAAAACCAGTTATTGTTGGTGCAGATGAGAGATATGGGGAAATTTGTGTTTTAGCAAACGATGGTGAATTTTCATCTCATCAAAGAACAAAATACGGTGGAATAAAAGCTTATAAAGATGATTTTAATCCTGAAATAATAACAATCGATGATGTGTTAAAACCAATAGTAGATAATAAAACTAAAAAATTCTATGATCCAAACTTTAAGGTAAGTGTTGGAGATAAATTTAATACTAGTGTAGTTGGTGTTATGAGCTCAGGCTTTGGAAAATATAAAGTGTTTAATATAGATAAGTTACCAGAAATAACTCCTGGAAATTATGAAAAAGAAATAACTTCTATAAACAAAGATGAAAGTAAATTAACTGTAGCTAGTTTTAATGTAGAAAATCTAAGCAAATACTCTGGGGAAAGGTTACAAAAAATAGCTGAGTCTATAGTAGCTAATCTTAAGTCTCCTGATATAGTAGGATTATCCGAAATATTAGATAATGATGGAGAAACTAAATCAGATGTAGTAGATGCGTCACAGACTTATGAAGTTTTAATTAATGCAATACGTAAGGCTGGAGGCCCAGAATATGCTTATACAGATATAGCACCTATTAATGGTCAAGATGGAGGTGTACCTGGAGGAAATATAAGAGTTGGGTTTATATATGTTAAAGATAAGGTAGCTCTTGTAGATAAACCTAAAGGAGATGCTACAACATCAGTTAAAATGGCAGAAGATGGCTTATCAATAAACCCTGGAAGAATCTGTCCAAATGATTCCGCATTTAGAAGCAGTAGAAAACCTCTTGTAGCTCAGTTTAAATATAATGGACAAGATGTGTTTGTAATAGGAAATCACTTAAATTCAAAACGTGGAGATGGTTCTTTATTTGGAATGATTCAACCACCAGTTAGAGGTAGTGAACCTCAAAGACACAAACAAGCAAAATTAATAAATGATTTTGTAAAAGAAATCTTAAATAAACAACCAGATGCAAATGTTATTGCTCTAGGTGACATGAATGACTATGAATTTTCAGAGACTATTGATATTATAAAAGGAAATGAAATGCAAAATGCAGTAGATAAGCTTAGCTTAAATGAGAGATATTCCTATGTTTATAACGGAAATTCTCAAGTTTTAGATAATTTATTGGTTTCTAATAATATTTATGATAAAACTGAAGTTGATATGGTTCATATAAATTCACAATCGACTTTTGAAAAATTAAGTGATCATGATCCTATATTGGTTCAAATTGAATTAGGAAAGCAACAACAATTGACTGACGAAGAAGCAGTGGATACAGCAATTAAAAATATTAAACTAGGTGATACTAGTAAGGTTACAGAAAATTTAACTTTACCTACAAAAGGTATATATGAAACTACTATACAATGGGAATCTAACAAACCAGAAGTTGTTTCAAATGAAGGAGTTGTTATAAGACCAGAAAATGGACAAGGAAATGTAGAAGTTACCTTAACTGCTACTGTAAGTAAAGGCAAAGTTACAAAATCTCAAGAATTTAAATTAACTGTTTTAGAGAAAGAAAAAGAAGAAGTTAATGTAGAAAAAGAGTTAGTTAAATTAGACATCGGAATTCCAGAAGGTTGGCAAGCAGCAGATATACCTACTCCAGACCTTAGCAAAGATAAATATTTAAAATTAATTCAAAGTACATCCTGCTTAATAACTCCTACAATGGATTTTACTGCTTATGATAATAAAACTTTGACTTTTGACGCTAGAACCTTCGGAGGAGTTGAGCAAACTAGTAATGAAATAACAGTATCTATATCTTTAGATGATGGAACTACTTGGGAAGAAGTTAAAAAAGTTAGCCCAGTAGATAAGAATATGAATAATCAAACTATAGATTTAACTAAATATACTGGAGATAAAGTTAAAGTTAAATTTGAAACTAAGAGTGCAATTAATAATAAAGGAGTTGGGATAGCTAATATAATTATAAAAGGCAAAAAAGCAGTAGTTCCTATAGTTAATGAATAA
- the xerA gene encoding site-specific tyrosine recombinase/integron integrase → MLLKEAMEKFIHYLVMTDKSKETIRSYSIDLTNFDEFLEKKYNCPLYLNEVQVTDIEDYLYHLKKRNLQTSTRSRNLYTLRSFWNYTYKNKMCNFNLALAVEPIKIQKKERTYLSTEEAFQLMDAVEHPLIQLVIKTLYYTGLRISECLNLKLDDLDIKNKVIHVIGGKGNKNRDIPINQNLLPLLENYLNYEREDIDSDYLFATKKTGHLSSAYVNSVLRDTVKNLGWKKHVTAHILRHSFASNLIKNGVNLVYVQKLLGHSNLKVTSIYTHANMEDLDRSINLL, encoded by the coding sequence TTGCTGCTTAAAGAAGCTATGGAAAAATTCATACATTACCTTGTAATGACAGATAAAAGTAAAGAAACAATACGATCTTATTCTATAGATCTTACTAATTTTGATGAGTTTCTTGAAAAAAAATACAATTGTCCCTTATATTTAAATGAGGTACAAGTAACAGATATAGAAGATTATCTTTATCATTTAAAAAAGAGAAATCTCCAAACTTCTACAAGAAGTAGAAATCTCTATACTCTCCGTTCTTTTTGGAACTATACATATAAAAATAAAATGTGTAATTTCAACTTGGCTCTAGCAGTAGAGCCTATTAAAATTCAAAAAAAAGAACGTACCTACCTATCCACAGAAGAGGCTTTTCAATTAATGGATGCAGTAGAACATCCTTTAATACAATTGGTTATCAAAACCCTTTACTATACAGGCCTTAGAATAAGTGAATGTTTAAATTTAAAATTAGATGATTTAGACATAAAAAACAAAGTTATACACGTTATAGGAGGAAAAGGTAATAAAAATAGAGACATACCTATAAATCAAAATCTTCTTCCACTACTTGAAAACTACCTAAATTATGAAAGAGAAGATATAGACAGCGATTATTTATTTGCAACTAAAAAAACCGGACACCTAAGTTCAGCTTATGTAAATTCCGTTTTGAGAGATACAGTAAAAAATTTAGGATGGAAAAAACATGTTACAGCTCATATACTTCGTCATAGTTTTGCATCTAATCTGATAAAAAATGGAGTTAATTTAGTTTATGTTCAAAAACTATTGGGTCACTCTAACTTAAAAGTAACTTCCATATATACTCATGCCAATATGGAAGACCTTGATAGATCGATAAATCTTTTATGA
- a CDS encoding SulP family inorganic anion transporter, which translates to MLVPKLFTCMKGYTKEQFIKEIIAGFIVAVIALPLSIALAIASGVSPEKGLYTAIIGGFIVSFFGGSRVQIGGPTGAFIIIVYGIVQKYGITGLTVATMMAGIFLIIMGIFKFGHAIKYIPYPITTGFTSGIAVCIFSTQIKDLFGLSIQTVPAQFIPKWASYISHASTINLQATFIGILSIAIILLWPKINKKVPGTLIALIVTTLMTIFFKLNIETIGSRFGNISSKLPTIAVHNINMSMINELILPALTIAILAAIESLLSAVVADGMIGGNHRSNMELVAEGLANLFSGLFGGIPVTGAIARTAANVKNGGRTPITGIFHAIFLLLIMLLFMPYVKLVPMTSLAAILIVVSYNMGDWQVFKRLKKAPKSDAVVFLIAFFLTVLLDLVVAIGIGVVVASFLFMKRMADYAEVKCLVNEEDDEDYMQLINTVEKPDEISFYEIKGPFFFAAASKFVGVTKGLKAKQNVLILKMSKVSTIDATGYHELENLYEICKSQNTELIILKLKKPVLKVLEKYGYTKKLGKKNFCNSIEKAIDRTNYLLSLKTDEGVA; encoded by the coding sequence TTGTTAGTACCTAAGTTATTTACTTGTATGAAGGGATACACAAAAGAACAGTTTATAAAAGAAATTATAGCTGGATTTATTGTAGCTGTAATAGCATTACCCCTTTCTATTGCACTTGCAATAGCATCAGGAGTTTCACCTGAAAAAGGATTGTATACAGCAATTATAGGTGGATTTATAGTATCTTTTTTTGGTGGAAGTAGAGTTCAAATTGGTGGTCCAACAGGGGCCTTTATAATAATAGTTTATGGTATTGTACAAAAATATGGGATAACAGGTCTTACAGTTGCTACTATGATGGCAGGGATATTTTTAATTATTATGGGGATATTTAAGTTCGGTCATGCAATAAAGTATATACCCTACCCTATTACTACAGGATTTACAAGTGGTATTGCTGTGTGTATATTTTCAACCCAAATAAAAGACTTGTTTGGATTAAGTATACAAACTGTTCCAGCTCAATTTATTCCTAAATGGGCTTCTTATATAAGCCATGCAAGTACAATAAATTTGCAAGCTACATTTATAGGAATTTTATCTATTGCAATTATATTATTATGGCCTAAAATTAATAAAAAAGTTCCAGGAACACTTATAGCTTTAATTGTAACAACCTTAATGACTATATTCTTTAAATTAAATATAGAAACTATAGGAAGCCGTTTTGGAAACATATCATCAAAGCTTCCAACAATAGCAGTTCATAATATTAATATGTCTATGATAAATGAATTAATCCTTCCTGCTCTTACTATTGCTATACTAGCAGCTATAGAGTCTCTCCTGTCAGCAGTAGTGGCAGATGGAATGATTGGCGGAAATCATCGTTCTAATATGGAGCTTGTTGCTGAAGGGTTAGCTAATTTATTCTCTGGGCTATTTGGAGGGATTCCTGTTACTGGAGCTATAGCAAGAACAGCTGCTAACGTAAAAAATGGAGGAAGAACTCCTATAACAGGTATTTTCCATGCTATATTCTTATTGCTTATAATGCTGTTATTTATGCCTTATGTGAAATTAGTACCTATGACCTCACTAGCAGCTATACTTATCGTTGTATCATACAATATGGGGGATTGGCAGGTATTTAAAAGACTTAAAAAAGCACCAAAGAGTGATGCTGTAGTATTTTTAATAGCATTTTTCTTGACTGTTTTATTGGATTTAGTTGTTGCTATAGGAATTGGCGTGGTTGTAGCTTCATTTTTATTTATGAAGAGGATGGCAGATTACGCTGAAGTAAAATGTCTTGTTAATGAGGAAGATGATGAGGACTATATGCAGCTTATAAATACGGTAGAAAAACCTGATGAAATATCTTTTTATGAAATTAAAGGACCTTTCTTCTTTGCAGCAGCAAGTAAATTTGTTGGTGTAACTAAAGGATTAAAAGCAAAGCAGAATGTTCTTATTTTAAAAATGAGTAAAGTTTCAACGATAGATGCAACAGGGTATCATGAGCTTGAGAATTTATATGAGATATGTAAAAGTCAAAATACTGAACTTATTATATTAAAGCTTAAAAAACCTGTACTTAAAGTGCTGGAGAAGTATGGATATACTAAGAAACTTGGCAAGAAAAATTTCTGCAATAGTATTGAAAAGGCTATAGATAGAACTAATTATTTACTTAGTTTAAAAACTGATGAAGGCGTTGCTTAA
- a CDS encoding Ig-like domain-containing protein, whose amino-acid sequence MEGILSVNGTEKDFDFKAPAIASITPVSSSVFDITFSEAVNAGLAQMKSNYSMVETGTATSLTGNILKVEATAKDKVRVTMSAPLTKDKSYTATVLGLQDVSVNKNTMTVSSSMAFNAIKDETKPTLVSATAVDANKVELKMSEELKPTGTAAVTGTLKKVNADGTLGAAIVNSVSSDAKDPSKLILTITNAPDYLVNGENYQVEVTGGADIEGNSISENQKMNFVGKADNEAPTVSAYTFVDGKLIVTFSEAIDATELVEVDNYAVFETATGVHKVVSGVVENEAADHKQAILSFTGLEAGKEYSVRMTGGLADGLKDASITPNALVNNTIVKFTVPTVNTEIKLTGVAQPGTPDGKSVELTFNAALVKAEAENIANYKIVDATDATKTLAVTKAVYDANTNKVTLTTASQVDGTNNYKVTVSNLTNLSTKENEVSNTFNGVDKTKAVMTGIESLGLNTLDLVFNEKMAADQSATRVTVVEKGTANTIAVQNLEATAGHDNKARVTFTPGTLTEGKTYTLTVTDAKDASIAANLSDANTLDFTATKDATAPSIANAVSTNAATIELTFNEEIVANGTLSAANFELKKGTTAVNFGAGTTFTVSSDKKKLTIVNGGLTPAALLENGTDYTITAIKDNANFISDVAGNAVTNASYSFKGVKDTTKPTLVSAAMKSDSDTQVVLTFSEKVNAAVNPADFTITEASTGVPVVVNAAAVGADDKANEVTLTLAASTKVGTEYRVYVNNANGTVKDLAVSPNLVDTAHAVALFQGTDKTAPTVTATVLKDAKTVAISFNEKINAASIAKTDFAVTGNTVTAAELSDDRQTITLTLGTAVATDTTSMTIGYAQDQYVTDDAGNKPVINITTVTDAAAPTLVSVVKTNATTLTLTFSENVAAINMTANTQEERNAVATVNGYTVTDIQAAGGTKTVVLTVAEDMGANLPTVTLVKGQTAIKDATNNVYAGGDIVISQ is encoded by the coding sequence ATGGAAGGTATTCTTTCAGTAAACGGTACTGAAAAAGACTTCGACTTTAAAGCTCCAGCAATCGCATCTATCACTCCAGTATCTAGTTCAGTATTCGATATCACTTTCTCAGAAGCAGTAAATGCAGGTCTTGCTCAAATGAAATCAAACTACTCAATGGTTGAAACGGGCACTGCTACCTCATTAACTGGAAATATTTTGAAAGTGGAAGCAACTGCCAAAGACAAAGTTAGAGTTACTATGTCTGCTCCTTTAACAAAAGATAAGAGCTACACTGCAACAGTATTAGGATTACAAGATGTTTCTGTAAACAAAAATACTATGACAGTATCTTCTTCAATGGCATTTAATGCAATAAAAGACGAAACTAAACCAACTCTTGTTTCAGCAACAGCAGTTGATGCAAATAAAGTAGAATTAAAAATGAGCGAAGAATTAAAACCTACTGGAACTGCAGCAGTAACAGGTACATTAAAGAAAGTTAATGCTGACGGAACATTAGGAGCAGCTATTGTTAACTCAGTATCAAGTGATGCAAAAGATCCTTCAAAATTAATTCTTACTATAACTAATGCTCCAGATTACTTAGTAAACGGAGAAAACTACCAAGTTGAAGTAACTGGTGGTGCAGATATAGAAGGAAATTCAATTTCTGAAAACCAAAAGATGAACTTTGTAGGAAAAGCTGACAATGAAGCACCTACAGTATCAGCTTACACATTTGTTGATGGAAAATTAATCGTAACATTCAGCGAAGCAATAGATGCAACTGAATTAGTTGAAGTTGATAATTATGCAGTATTTGAAACCGCTACAGGAGTTCACAAAGTAGTTAGTGGTGTTGTAGAAAACGAAGCTGCAGATCACAAACAAGCTATTCTTTCTTTTACTGGATTAGAAGCAGGAAAAGAATACTCTGTAAGAATGACTGGTGGATTAGCTGACGGTTTAAAAGATGCTTCAATCACACCTAATGCATTAGTTAATAATACAATAGTTAAATTTACAGTTCCTACTGTAAATACTGAAATTAAATTAACTGGTGTAGCTCAACCAGGAACACCAGATGGAAAATCAGTAGAACTTACATTTAATGCTGCATTAGTAAAAGCTGAAGCTGAAAATATAGCAAACTACAAAATAGTTGATGCTACAGATGCAACTAAAACTTTAGCAGTAACTAAAGCTGTTTACGATGCTAATACTAACAAGGTTACATTAACTACAGCTTCTCAAGTTGACGGAACTAACAACTATAAAGTTACAGTTTCTAACTTAACTAACTTAAGCACAAAAGAAAATGAAGTATCTAATACTTTTAATGGTGTAGACAAGACTAAAGCTGTTATGACTGGAATAGAAAGTTTAGGATTAAACACTTTAGATTTAGTATTTAACGAAAAAATGGCAGCTGACCAATCTGCAACTAGAGTTACTGTAGTTGAAAAAGGAACTGCTAATACAATTGCAGTACAAAATTTAGAAGCTACAGCAGGACATGACAATAAAGCAAGAGTTACTTTTACTCCTGGTACTTTAACAGAAGGAAAAACTTACACATTAACTGTAACAGATGCTAAAGATGCTTCAATTGCAGCTAACCTATCTGATGCTAACACATTAGATTTCACTGCAACTAAAGATGCTACAGCTCCATCAATAGCTAATGCTGTTTCTACAAACGCAGCTACAATAGAGTTAACATTTAATGAAGAAATAGTTGCAAACGGAACATTATCAGCAGCTAACTTCGAATTAAAGAAAGGTACTACAGCTGTTAACTTCGGAGCAGGAACTACATTCACTGTATCTTCTGACAAGAAGAAGTTAACTATAGTTAACGGAGGATTAACTCCAGCTGCTTTACTTGAAAATGGAACAGATTACACAATTACAGCTATAAAAGATAACGCTAACTTTATAAGTGACGTTGCTGGAAATGCTGTAACAAACGCTAGCTACTCATTCAAAGGAGTAAAAGACACTACTAAACCTACATTAGTAAGTGCAGCAATGAAATCTGACAGCGATACTCAAGTAGTATTAACATTTAGCGAAAAAGTTAATGCAGCTGTAAACCCTGCAGACTTCACAATAACTGAAGCTAGTACAGGTGTACCAGTAGTAGTAAATGCTGCTGCAGTAGGTGCAGATGATAAAGCTAACGAAGTTACATTAACATTAGCTGCTTCTACAAAAGTTGGAACTGAATACAGAGTATATGTAAATAATGCAAACGGAACTGTTAAAGACCTTGCTGTTTCACCAAACTTAGTTGATACAGCTCATGCAGTAGCATTATTCCAAGGTACAGATAAAACTGCTCCAACAGTTACTGCAACAGTATTAAAAGATGCTAAAACAGTAGCAATATCTTTCAATGAAAAAATAAATGCTGCTTCAATAGCTAAAACTGATTTTGCTGTAACTGGAAACACTGTAACAGCTGCAGAACTTAGCGATGACAGACAAACAATAACATTAACACTTGGAACAGCAGTTGCAACTGATACAACAAGCATGACTATAGGATATGCTCAAGATCAATATGTAACAGATGATGCTGGAAACAAACCAGTTATAAACATCACTACTGTAACAGATGCAGCAGCTCCAACATTAGTTAGCGTAGTTAAAACAAATGCAACTACATTAACATTAACATTCAGTGAAAATGTTGCAGCTATTAATATGACAGCTAACACTCAAGAAGAAAGAAATGCAGTTGCAACTGTTAACGGATATACAGTTACAGACATTCAAGCTGCTGGAGGAACAAAAACAGTTGTATTAACAGTAGCTGAAGATATGGGAGCTAATCTTCCAACAGTAACACTTGTTAAAGGACAAACTGCTATAAAAGATGCAACTAACAATGTTTACGCTGGTGGAGACATAGTAATATCTCAATAG
- a CDS encoding nucleotidyltransferase domain-containing protein, whose translation MIDKKFEKMLLRFINKINIEYKIKFAYLFGSRARGEEKNTSDIDLGICFNENYSEIEETFIRGNIIEEGRAFFGIPVDIVFLNKASLSLKYEIVKDGVVLKDSDERSFFESIVLREYFDFKYYADIYNQAIVDSIKKGTYF comes from the coding sequence ATGATAGATAAAAAATTTGAAAAAATGCTTTTAAGGTTTATTAATAAAATAAATATTGAATATAAAATTAAATTTGCATATTTATTTGGTTCAAGAGCTCGAGGAGAAGAAAAGAATACAAGTGATATAGATTTAGGGATATGTTTTAACGAAAATTATTCGGAAATAGAGGAAACTTTTATAAGAGGTAATATTATTGAAGAAGGAAGGGCTTTCTTTGGTATACCAGTAGATATAGTATTTTTAAATAAAGCTTCTTTATCACTAAAATATGAGATAGTAAAAGATGGGGTTGTTTTAAAAGATAGTGATGAGAGATCTTTTTTTGAATCTATTGTTTTAAGAGAATATTTTGATTTTAAGTACTATGCAGATATATATAATCAAGCCATAGTTGATAGTATAAAAAAAGGTACTTATTTTTAG